The following proteins come from a genomic window of Maribacter sp. HTCC2170:
- a CDS encoding sulfotransferase family protein, with product MSIKIIGAGLPRTGTNTLKQSLEQLGHKHVYHMKELLVNPEKLHLWKTLDETGDTDWDALYEGFDGTVDFPAYPWYKEHMKKYPDAKVIMTIRDFESWYKSVDSTVFRAGPQTPFEKIKMIGKLLFSSRARKVVQCIKWFKKVFFAERLQGRFGDIDFAKKFWEDHISNVKASVPEDKLLIYDVRDGWGPLCKFLGVPEPAEPLPHLNKKENFKKMLPKLMKGEMV from the coding sequence ATGTCTATAAAAATTATAGGTGCCGGATTACCGAGAACAGGCACAAATACCTTAAAGCAAAGTTTAGAACAATTAGGTCACAAACATGTGTACCATATGAAAGAATTACTGGTGAATCCGGAAAAACTTCATTTATGGAAAACGCTTGACGAAACGGGAGATACCGATTGGGATGCATTATACGAAGGTTTTGATGGAACAGTGGATTTTCCTGCATATCCCTGGTACAAAGAACACATGAAAAAATACCCGGATGCAAAAGTTATAATGACGATACGGGATTTTGAAAGCTGGTATAAAAGTGTTGACAGCACAGTTTTTAGAGCAGGGCCACAAACGCCTTTTGAGAAAATAAAAATGATAGGGAAATTACTATTCAGCTCAAGGGCGCGAAAGGTGGTCCAGTGCATTAAATGGTTTAAAAAAGTCTTTTTCGCTGAGCGATTGCAAGGCCGGTTTGGAGATATTGATTTTGCAAAAAAATTCTGGGAAGATCATATTTCCAATGTAAAGGCCTCTGTTCCAGAGGATAAATTATTGATTTACGATGTGCGAGATGGTTGGGGGCCACTTTGTAAGTTTTTAGGAGTGCCAGAACCCGCAGAACCCCTACCCCATTTAAATAAAAAAGAGAATTTCAAAAAAATGCTGCCTAAGCTTATGAAGGGAGAGATGGTTTAA
- a CDS encoding MFS transporter: MNPESKQVKLALLLVSSLTIMSMITISASLPDMTDHFKYLDNSDKLVKFTLSFPGLFIALSAIIAGIVIDKVGRLKLLGAALFLYAVGGTSGYWLDNLYLILVGRALLGICVGISMTIVTTLVADYYKGQARQQFAGLQIAVMSLGGIVFITLGGFLADVSWRVPFLLYAFSLLILPVAYKYLKEPKRDEQINKTKETKSPNIIWFVFVNVMLMWILFFIIPIQIPFHLKAIGVESNGLIGIAIASSTFFSAVSAITYGKISKSLNFKQVFVIGYFIMALAFLVLAYSNSYSMVLLAMLLGGLGMGVMIPNANVWVMQLAPIEIRGREIGRLTTFWFMGQFLSPLLLLPLLDIFDQKQMFLMVAGLLVILSLIFVALLITVKNKTSRN, translated from the coding sequence ATGAACCCAGAAAGTAAGCAAGTAAAATTGGCATTATTGTTAGTGAGTAGTTTAACAATAATGTCAATGATAACGATATCGGCGTCTTTACCCGATATGACAGATCATTTTAAATATCTTGATAATAGCGACAAATTGGTGAAATTCACCTTGTCATTTCCTGGTCTTTTTATTGCATTAAGTGCCATTATCGCAGGTATAGTGATTGATAAGGTGGGAAGGCTGAAACTATTGGGTGCGGCACTTTTTTTATATGCTGTTGGTGGTACGTCTGGATATTGGCTGGATAATCTATACCTAATATTAGTGGGAAGAGCCTTGTTAGGAATCTGTGTTGGTATATCCATGACCATAGTAACCACCTTAGTTGCCGATTACTACAAAGGGCAAGCCAGACAGCAATTTGCCGGTTTGCAAATAGCGGTTATGTCATTGGGAGGTATTGTATTTATAACCCTTGGTGGCTTCCTGGCCGATGTTAGTTGGCGTGTACCCTTTTTATTATATGCATTTTCCTTGCTTATATTGCCAGTTGCCTATAAGTATTTGAAGGAACCAAAGCGTGATGAACAGATCAATAAGACCAAAGAAACCAAATCGCCGAATATTATCTGGTTTGTTTTCGTTAATGTTATGCTGATGTGGATTTTGTTTTTCATAATCCCGATTCAAATTCCTTTTCATCTCAAAGCTATTGGGGTTGAGTCAAATGGTTTAATAGGTATTGCTATTGCTTCAAGTACTTTTTTCTCTGCTGTGTCTGCAATAACATACGGCAAAATCAGTAAGTCATTGAACTTTAAACAAGTGTTTGTCATTGGCTATTTTATCATGGCCTTAGCCTTTCTAGTCTTAGCTTATAGCAATAGTTATTCAATGGTACTATTGGCTATGTTATTGGGAGGCCTAGGTATGGGCGTTATGATTCCAAATGCCAATGTTTGGGTGATGCAATTAGCCCCTATTGAAATTAGAGGAAGAGAAATAGGTAGACTTACAACATTCTGGTTTATGGGTCAATTTTTGTCACCATTATTGTTACTTCCCTTGCTAGATATTTTTGATCAAAAACAAATGTTTCTTATGGTTGCTGGGTTATTGGTGATTTTAAGTTTAATTTTTGTAGCTCTACTTATTACAGTGAAAAACAAGACTAGTCGAAATTAA
- the rseP gene encoding RIP metalloprotease RseP, protein MSPILIQVIQFFLSLSLLIVLHELGHFIPAKLFKTRVEKFYLFFDIKFSLFKKKIGETVYGIGWLPLGGYVKIAGMIDESMDTEAMKEEPKEWEFRSKPAWQRLIIMLGGVTVNFVLAVIIYVGLAFAYGDEYVSADSLKDGFWVTEKTLGDKLGVQTGDQILAVDGNKIKEFRNTLPEIVYGETMTIVRDGRTFDQQIPVDFISTLSEDKEKVRFINLRVPFIIKEVSKGSINTGIDFQKFDEVVKINDVDVAYLDEVKPILEENKGKEITVTVKRLAGNLETITAKVSDEGALGIALGALTMKEIAERGYFDIETKKYSFMESIPAGIDKGVTTLNNYIKGMKKIFNPDTGAYKEVGGFAAIGGLFPEKWDWPVFWNTTAFISIILAFMNILPIPALDGGHVAFLLYEMVTGRKPSDKFLETAQMIGFFILIALLLFANGNDLYKWLFK, encoded by the coding sequence ATGAGTCCTATACTTATACAGGTCATACAATTCTTTTTAAGTCTTTCTCTCTTGATTGTGCTTCACGAATTGGGGCATTTTATTCCTGCGAAATTATTCAAAACAAGGGTAGAAAAATTCTATCTGTTCTTTGATATCAAGTTTTCACTTTTCAAAAAGAAAATAGGTGAGACAGTTTATGGTATTGGTTGGTTACCATTGGGAGGCTACGTTAAGATAGCCGGTATGATTGATGAGAGTATGGATACCGAGGCTATGAAAGAAGAGCCAAAAGAATGGGAGTTTAGAAGTAAACCGGCTTGGCAACGATTGATTATTATGTTGGGTGGTGTTACTGTCAATTTTGTACTAGCTGTTATAATCTATGTTGGACTGGCTTTTGCCTATGGCGATGAATATGTGTCTGCTGATAGTTTAAAGGACGGATTTTGGGTAACTGAAAAGACCCTTGGTGATAAACTTGGTGTACAAACAGGAGACCAGATTTTGGCTGTTGACGGCAATAAGATCAAAGAATTTAGAAATACTTTGCCTGAAATCGTTTATGGGGAGACCATGACGATTGTTAGGGACGGTAGGACGTTTGATCAACAAATACCTGTTGATTTTATATCTACCCTTTCAGAGGATAAAGAAAAAGTAAGATTTATAAACCTTAGGGTTCCTTTTATAATTAAAGAAGTATCCAAAGGCTCAATCAACACAGGTATTGATTTTCAGAAATTCGATGAAGTTGTAAAAATCAATGATGTAGATGTCGCTTACCTTGATGAGGTAAAACCTATTTTAGAAGAGAATAAAGGAAAAGAAATTACAGTTACAGTTAAAAGACTTGCTGGTAACTTAGAAACAATAACTGCGAAGGTTAGTGATGAGGGGGCTTTAGGAATTGCTTTGGGGGCATTGACAATGAAGGAAATTGCAGAAAGAGGATATTTTGATATTGAGACCAAGAAGTATTCCTTTATGGAGTCTATTCCTGCTGGTATAGATAAGGGTGTAACCACCTTGAACAATTATATCAAGGGGATGAAAAAGATTTTCAATCCTGATACTGGAGCCTATAAAGAGGTAGGTGGTTTTGCTGCGATTGGAGGGTTGTTCCCTGAAAAGTGGGATTGGCCGGTATTCTGGAATACCACGGCATTTATATCCATTATTCTTGCTTTTATGAATATTCTACCCATACCTGCATTAGATGGTGGTCATGTTGCATTTTTGCTATATGAAATGGTTACAGGAAGAAAACCAAGCGACAAATTTTTAGAGACAGCCCAGATGATTGGCTTCTTCATTTTAATTGCATTATTGCTTTTTGCAAACGGTAATGATTTGTATAAATGGTTATTTAAATAG
- a CDS encoding SCO family protein — protein MGSFFAKYKLFFIVFSILSIIIMYLFYNALQPKKTLTIYQPSMVNAELVDSTLQHVKKYHTISDFSLVNQNGNTITQNDYKDKIYIADFFFTTCPTICPIMTKNMVKIQEQIIEDDEVLLLSHSVTPIIDSVAQLKKYALEKGVIDAKWNLVTGDKKQIYELARKSYLAVKSDGDGGPYDMIHTENFMLIDKERRIRGFYDGTKSEDVEKLMEDLDILKASYSQ, from the coding sequence ATGGGCTCATTTTTTGCCAAATATAAATTGTTCTTTATTGTATTCTCGATACTATCGATTATTATAATGTATCTTTTCTATAATGCGCTACAACCTAAGAAGACATTGACAATTTATCAACCTTCAATGGTGAATGCCGAACTTGTGGACAGCACACTACAGCACGTAAAAAAGTACCATACCATAAGTGATTTTTCTCTTGTCAACCAAAATGGCAATACGATAACCCAAAATGATTATAAGGATAAAATATACATTGCCGATTTTTTCTTCACCACATGCCCAACCATATGCCCAATAATGACCAAGAACATGGTCAAAATTCAAGAGCAAATCATAGAAGATGATGAGGTTTTACTACTATCACACTCGGTAACACCCATTATTGACTCGGTTGCCCAGTTGAAAAAATATGCCCTTGAAAAGGGAGTTATAGATGCTAAATGGAATTTGGTCACCGGTGATAAAAAACAAATTTACGAACTTGCTCGAAAATCGTATTTGGCTGTCAAATCTGACGGCGATGGTGGACCTTACGATATGATCCATACCGAAAATTTTATGCTTATTGATAAAGAAAGAAGAATAAGAGGGTTTTATGATGGGACCAAAAGCGAAGATGTTGAGAAGTTGATGGAAGACCTCGATATTCTTAAAGCCTCATATTCACAATAA
- a CDS encoding ferrous iron transport protein A, producing MIVTVADLKRGERGIIKEFAEDILPIKLLELGCLPGNEVELVQVAPFKDPIYINVNGSHIAIRRSVAIQIELEIITHD from the coding sequence TTGATAGTAACGGTTGCAGACCTCAAACGTGGGGAACGAGGAATAATCAAGGAATTTGCTGAAGATATTCTGCCCATAAAACTTCTAGAATTGGGTTGTCTGCCGGGGAATGAGGTAGAATTGGTTCAAGTTGCACCTTTCAAAGATCCCATCTACATTAATGTCAATGGCTCGCATATAGCCATTAGAAGGTCAGTCGCAATTCAAATTGAATTGGAAATCATAACCCACGATTAG
- the feoB gene encoding ferrous iron transport protein B, which yields MSKQINVALIGNPNTGKTSVFNQLTGLNQKVGNYPGITVEKKEGICKLPRGVKAHILDLPGTYSLNTTSLDESVAVELLLNKNDKDHPDVAIVISDVENLKRNLLLFTQIKDLQIPTILVINMADRMSRKGITVDIEKLEKKLDTKVALVSTRKNSGIDKLKELIANYKNLSATSVVDTTKIAPEYFERLKTTFPKEDLYKLWLVITQDVNFMPIEKNLIKEHTSFETKSKSELKKLQHKETILRYQFISSALKNTYKVDANAAKGIKATLDKILTHKVFGYLIFFVILLTIFQAIYDWSSYPMDFIDESFASASEWVKNSLPAGMLTNLIAEGILSGIGGIVIFIPQIAFLFLFISLLEESGYMSRVVFLMDRIMRPFGLSGKSVVPLISGTACAIPAVMATRTIENWKERLITILVTPFTTCSARLPVYLIIIALVIPEGRFLGLSFQALTLMLLYLIGFGAAIISAMVLNKVLKIKSRTFFVVEMPSYKLPLLKNVAYTVWEKTKSFVFGAGKIILAISIVLWFLGSNGITDNYKNAESIIEDKINNEGFSSYNQNGIEAELIAYQNALNDSIANQAYDINATQVADSIGKFRNELFKKAKNQEIASYKLENSYIGNMGKAIEPLVKPLGYDWKIGIALITSFAAREVFVSTLATIYSVGSDEEDTIKHRMAAEVNQDNKKPLFNLASGISLLLFYAFAMQCMSTLAIVKRETNSWKWPASQLVFMSLFAYIVALIAYQILK from the coding sequence ATGAGCAAACAAATAAATGTTGCACTCATTGGCAACCCAAATACGGGCAAAACTTCTGTTTTTAATCAACTTACGGGGCTTAATCAAAAAGTAGGTAACTATCCGGGAATCACTGTTGAGAAAAAAGAGGGGATTTGCAAATTACCTAGAGGGGTAAAAGCACACATATTGGATTTGCCAGGTACTTATAGTCTCAATACAACTTCTCTTGATGAAAGTGTGGCGGTAGAACTTTTGCTGAACAAAAATGACAAGGACCACCCTGATGTTGCTATTGTAATTTCCGATGTTGAAAACCTAAAACGAAACCTTCTATTATTCACCCAAATAAAAGACCTACAAATACCCACTATTCTTGTTATCAACATGGCAGACCGTATGTCTCGAAAGGGTATTACAGTGGATATTGAAAAGCTTGAAAAAAAACTCGATACCAAAGTTGCTTTAGTAAGTACCCGAAAAAATTCAGGAATAGACAAGTTAAAAGAATTAATCGCAAACTATAAAAACCTTTCAGCAACATCAGTTGTAGACACAACAAAAATAGCCCCAGAATACTTTGAACGGCTAAAAACCACATTCCCCAAAGAAGACCTATATAAGCTTTGGCTGGTAATAACCCAGGATGTGAACTTTATGCCCATCGAAAAGAACTTGATCAAAGAACATACTTCATTCGAGACCAAGTCAAAATCTGAACTAAAAAAGTTACAGCACAAAGAGACCATTTTAAGGTATCAATTTATTAGTTCTGCCTTAAAAAACACTTATAAAGTTGATGCTAACGCGGCCAAAGGCATAAAGGCAACTCTTGATAAAATATTGACACATAAGGTTTTTGGATATCTTATTTTTTTCGTCATACTACTGACGATTTTTCAAGCAATTTATGACTGGAGCAGCTATCCAATGGATTTCATTGACGAGTCATTTGCCTCAGCCAGTGAATGGGTCAAAAACTCTTTGCCAGCCGGGATGTTAACCAACTTAATTGCCGAGGGAATTCTTTCCGGAATAGGCGGTATCGTAATCTTTATACCCCAAATAGCATTCTTGTTCTTGTTCATTTCATTATTGGAAGAGTCGGGTTATATGAGTAGAGTGGTCTTTTTAATGGATCGTATTATGCGCCCTTTTGGACTGAGTGGCAAGAGCGTGGTGCCCCTAATTTCGGGAACGGCCTGCGCAATACCGGCAGTCATGGCAACCCGAACCATTGAAAATTGGAAAGAACGCCTTATTACTATTTTGGTAACCCCCTTTACTACTTGCTCCGCAAGGTTACCTGTGTACCTTATTATAATTGCATTGGTAATTCCTGAGGGTCGCTTTTTAGGCCTTAGTTTCCAAGCTTTAACACTAATGCTTTTATATTTAATTGGGTTTGGTGCCGCGATTATCTCGGCCATGGTTTTAAACAAAGTTCTAAAAATAAAAAGCCGTACTTTTTTTGTAGTAGAAATGCCAAGTTACAAACTTCCTCTTCTTAAAAATGTGGCCTATACAGTTTGGGAAAAAACAAAAAGTTTTGTTTTTGGCGCTGGTAAGATAATATTGGCCATTTCAATTGTTTTGTGGTTTTTGGGTTCTAACGGCATCACTGACAATTATAAAAACGCAGAATCGATTATTGAAGACAAAATTAATAACGAAGGATTTTCGTCATACAATCAAAATGGAATAGAAGCTGAATTAATAGCTTACCAAAATGCATTGAACGACAGTATTGCCAATCAAGCTTATGACATTAACGCTACACAAGTAGCAGACTCAATAGGTAAATTCAGGAATGAATTATTTAAAAAAGCAAAGAATCAAGAAATAGCAAGTTACAAACTCGAAAACTCTTATATAGGCAATATGGGAAAGGCTATTGAGCCATTGGTTAAACCTTTAGGGTATGACTGGAAAATAGGCATTGCCCTGATTACGTCATTTGCAGCCAGAGAAGTTTTTGTTAGTACGTTGGCAACAATTTATAGTGTTGGTAGTGACGAGGAAGACACCATTAAACATCGAATGGCGGCAGAGGTCAACCAAGACAACAAAAAGCCGCTTTTTAATTTAGCCTCTGGTATATCTTTATTGCTTTTTTATGCTTTTGCAATGCAGTGTATGAGTACATTGGCCATTGTAAAACGAGAAACAAACTCATGGAAATGGCCGGCTTCACAACTGGTTTTTATGAGTCTTTTTGCCTATATTGTTGCATTGATAGCTTATCAAATCCTAAAATAA
- a CDS encoding carboxypeptidase-like regulatory domain-containing protein, whose product MSKIILWFIAALISVVFSTVQSQSLSSRILDSTTQKPIPYVTVQLKKKGVITNEEGRFNFLLDQNVAEIDSLFISCIGYASIGKPLSEFTESVIYLAPKAIELNPVIVTNKNYSAKEIIAFVKDNLDKNYNKDLSKKRLFFRDSYFQNFSKTDYTFMKSTIKELNKTFLDSVLGTLPKQSSYYTEVLCDLYGNLDEGNQKMDLIKASELYDKSKELDYTKLEEKFNEIIKSNIKRDSYFKIKSGLFGTKVKGEDFDEIFASEIDSTDAVALKKELEEKKKQEEERKTNFAKYRKRTIVGMMQHLFFMEDSNLDILKKSRKYNFTIKDFTYIGEDAVYILDFEPKGSADYKGSLYINSENFAILRLDYENTKPLKKFNLLGISMNNYLGKGKMIFDKSVNDKYDLRYLEQEDGSRFGIRRPLKIIEKNKHVKGRNKQNELYVKLDMATTGVNKHELIVFDSETVSQTTYDSFTENNTILPTYMPNYNPEFWKGYSIIEPNQAIREFTSEDEIAK is encoded by the coding sequence ATGAGCAAAATTATCCTGTGGTTCATCGCCGCTTTAATCTCTGTTGTTTTTAGCACTGTTCAGAGTCAAAGCCTTAGTTCAAGAATTTTGGACTCCACAACTCAAAAGCCTATTCCGTATGTTACGGTTCAGTTGAAGAAAAAAGGAGTGATAACCAATGAAGAGGGCAGGTTCAACTTTCTATTGGACCAAAATGTTGCTGAGATAGATTCGCTTTTTATCTCTTGTATTGGTTACGCATCAATTGGTAAACCACTTAGTGAATTTACAGAAAGTGTAATTTACCTTGCTCCAAAAGCTATTGAGCTTAATCCCGTCATTGTCACCAATAAAAATTATTCCGCCAAAGAAATCATTGCATTTGTAAAAGACAATTTGGATAAAAACTACAATAAGGATTTAAGCAAAAAAAGACTATTTTTTAGGGATTCATATTTTCAGAATTTTAGTAAGACCGATTATACTTTCATGAAATCAACCATTAAGGAGCTTAATAAAACTTTCTTGGACAGCGTACTTGGAACCCTTCCAAAGCAATCCAGCTATTATACAGAGGTTCTATGTGACCTCTATGGAAATCTTGATGAGGGCAATCAAAAAATGGACCTCATTAAAGCCTCTGAACTTTATGACAAAAGTAAAGAGCTTGATTACACAAAGCTTGAGGAAAAATTCAATGAAATCATAAAATCAAACATTAAACGAGACTCCTATTTCAAAATCAAATCTGGTCTTTTTGGCACAAAAGTAAAGGGAGAAGACTTTGATGAAATTTTTGCGTCCGAGATTGACTCAACCGATGCCGTAGCTCTTAAAAAAGAACTGGAAGAAAAGAAAAAGCAGGAGGAAGAACGTAAGACCAATTTTGCCAAATATAGAAAACGAACTATTGTGGGAATGATGCAACATCTATTCTTTATGGAGGATTCAAATTTGGATATTCTTAAAAAATCAAGAAAATATAATTTTACCATCAAAGACTTTACCTATATAGGAGAAGATGCTGTTTATATTTTAGATTTTGAACCTAAAGGATCCGCTGATTATAAAGGTAGTCTCTATATTAATTCGGAAAATTTTGCCATTCTAAGGTTGGATTATGAAAACACAAAGCCATTGAAAAAATTTAATCTTCTGGGAATTTCAATGAACAATTATTTAGGAAAGGGCAAAATGATCTTCGACAAATCAGTCAATGACAAGTATGATCTTCGTTATTTGGAACAGGAAGATGGGAGTAGATTTGGAATAAGAAGACCACTAAAAATTATTGAAAAAAACAAACATGTAAAGGGCAGAAATAAGCAGAATGAACTGTATGTTAAATTGGATATGGCGACAACAGGTGTGAACAAACATGAACTAATAGTATTTGATAGTGAAACTGTCTCACAAACAACCTATGATTCATTTACAGAAAATAACACGATACTACCAACATATATGCCTAATTACAATCCGGAGTTCTGGAAGGGGTATTCTATCATTGAGCCTAATCAGGCTATAAGGGAATTCACTTCAGAAGATGAAATAGCTAAATAG
- a CDS encoding DUF423 domain-containing protein produces the protein MVLLAQVIGALFGLLAIVFGAFGAHLLKKTLNSDQLKSFETGVKYQMYHAILLLVLSFNLNLDTSLEQYMIYCFMFGIFLFSFSIYALVIGKTKGKNMRFLGPITPIGGLLLVIGWGLLLYSFIKSFV, from the coding sequence ATGGTTCTTTTAGCTCAGGTAATAGGTGCGTTGTTTGGTTTGCTGGCAATAGTATTTGGTGCTTTTGGTGCGCACCTCTTGAAAAAAACATTGAACAGTGATCAATTGAAAAGCTTTGAAACAGGGGTCAAATACCAAATGTACCACGCTATTTTGTTGTTGGTTCTTAGTTTTAATTTAAATCTGGACACTTCATTGGAACAATATATGATCTATTGTTTCATGTTTGGGATCTTTTTGTTTTCATTCAGTATTTACGCCTTGGTCATTGGGAAAACCAAAGGAAAGAATATGAGGTTCTTAGGGCCTATAACGCCGATTGGTGGTCTGCTTTTAGTGATTGGTTGGGGACTTTTACTCTACTCTTTCATCAAGAGTTTTGTATGA
- a CDS encoding S9 family peptidase, whose amino-acid sequence MQLKTLVISAFILCFVFIGNTQEKKLFSYLDLYDLQYASDPQISPNGDWIVYRRMRMDVMKDRAVGNLWMLKGDGSQHQKLTSRESGESSPKWSPSGDRLAFVSDTDEESEIYIYWVNSGKIAKISQLPFSPSSLVWSPKGNQLAFTMNKEKKPPVIAKMPKKPKGAKWADSPRVTDRLYHEADGRGYIKPGFTHIFVVPALGGAPRQITSGDHHHRGSLSWSPGGDKIYFSANRNEDWEYNFRNSEVYEVGVQSEEIKALTDRKGPDSNPKVSPNGKYIAYIGYDDKVQTYQVRKLHLMNADGSDKKAISENLDRSISNIVWDDKSEGLYFSYDDKGNGKIGYITIKGKVSKIADNMGGTTIGRPYSSGGFSVSKNGVVVMTKSRPEHPAELAIVDQKRKTVVNITNLNNGLLSHRNLGKVEEIWYKSSVDQRNIQGWLVYPPEYDSTKKYPFMIENHGGPILNYGDRFSVEMQLYAAAGYIVFYPNPRGSTSYGEEFGNLLFNNYPGDDYNDVMDGVDYCIAKRIAHEDQLFVTGGSAGGIMTAWIIGKNNRFEAAVVAKPVMNWISKTLVADNYFGYANSRYPGQPWENFEGYWKFSPLSLVGNIETPTMVMVGMNDLRTPPSEAKQLYHALKLRKKETVFIEIPGASHGIANRPSNLITKIAHTLAWFDKYKEEEKN is encoded by the coding sequence ATGCAATTAAAAACTCTAGTAATCTCCGCATTTATTTTATGTTTCGTTTTTATAGGAAATACCCAGGAAAAGAAGTTATTTTCTTATTTGGATCTTTATGATTTACAATATGCATCAGATCCTCAAATTTCTCCGAATGGTGATTGGATTGTATATCGAAGAATGAGGATGGATGTAATGAAAGACAGAGCCGTTGGCAATCTTTGGATGCTGAAGGGTGATGGTTCCCAACATCAAAAACTTACTTCACGGGAAAGCGGTGAATCAAGCCCTAAATGGTCTCCTTCAGGGGATAGATTGGCCTTTGTAAGTGATACGGATGAGGAATCTGAAATCTATATATACTGGGTGAATTCTGGTAAAATTGCCAAAATATCGCAGTTGCCATTTAGTCCGAGCTCATTGGTTTGGTCACCTAAAGGTAATCAATTGGCATTTACGATGAATAAGGAAAAGAAACCCCCGGTTATCGCAAAAATGCCAAAAAAACCAAAGGGTGCAAAGTGGGCAGATTCTCCGAGGGTCACAGATAGGCTCTATCATGAGGCTGATGGCAGAGGTTATATAAAACCTGGATTCACACATATTTTTGTAGTTCCGGCATTGGGAGGAGCACCTCGTCAGATAACTTCTGGGGACCATCACCATAGGGGAAGTCTTAGTTGGTCACCAGGCGGTGACAAAATCTATTTCTCGGCCAATCGGAATGAAGATTGGGAGTACAATTTTAGGAATAGTGAAGTTTATGAGGTAGGGGTCCAAAGCGAAGAGATAAAGGCCTTGACCGATCGAAAAGGCCCGGACAGTAACCCCAAAGTGTCTCCAAATGGCAAATACATTGCATATATAGGTTATGATGACAAGGTGCAGACTTACCAAGTTCGTAAACTACATCTTATGAATGCAGATGGTAGTGATAAAAAAGCAATTTCCGAAAACCTTGATAGAAGTATTTCCAATATTGTTTGGGATGATAAAAGTGAGGGACTTTATTTTTCTTATGATGATAAAGGAAATGGTAAAATTGGGTATATAACCATAAAGGGAAAGGTATCAAAGATTGCTGATAATATGGGCGGAACGACCATAGGCCGCCCTTATTCCAGTGGCGGTTTTAGCGTTTCTAAAAACGGAGTTGTAGTAATGACAAAGTCAAGACCTGAACATCCTGCTGAATTGGCAATAGTAGACCAAAAAAGAAAAACTGTAGTTAATATCACCAATTTGAACAATGGTTTATTAAGCCATAGAAATTTGGGTAAGGTTGAAGAAATTTGGTACAAATCATCTGTAGATCAAAGAAATATACAGGGGTGGTTGGTTTATCCGCCTGAATATGATTCAACTAAAAAGTATCCTTTCATGATTGAAAATCATGGAGGTCCTATTTTGAATTATGGTGATCGCTTTTCCGTAGAAATGCAATTGTACGCTGCTGCTGGGTATATTGTTTTCTATCCAAATCCTAGAGGGAGTACTAGTTATGGTGAGGAGTTTGGAAACCTTCTTTTCAATAACTATCCAGGGGATGATTACAACGATGTTATGGATGGTGTTGATTATTGTATCGCCAAACGCATTGCGCATGAGGATCAATTATTCGTTACAGGAGGTAGTGCTGGTGGAATAATGACCGCATGGATAATTGGAAAAAACAACAGGTTTGAGGCTGCAGTTGTTGCAAAACCTGTGATGAATTGGATCAGTAAAACACTGGTGGCCGACAATTACTTTGGGTATGCGAACTCACGTTACCCAGGACAGCCATGGGAAAATTTTGAAGGGTATTGGAAATTTTCGCCACTTTCTCTCGTTGGTAATATTGAGACCCCTACTATGGTTATGGTGGGCATGAATGATTTAAGAACACCTCCAAGTGAAGCAAAACAGTTGTATCATGCACTAAAATTGAGGAAGAAAGAAACCGTTTTTATTGAGATTCCTGGAGCTAGTCACGGTATCGCGAATAGACCAAGTAATCTAATAACCAAAATCGCCCATACTTTGGCTTGGTTTGATAAATATAAAGAGGAAGAAAAAAATTAA